In a single window of the Diabrotica undecimpunctata isolate CICGRU chromosome 11, icDiaUnde3, whole genome shotgun sequence genome:
- the LOC140452763 gene encoding uncharacterized protein, which translates to MPYALIAYNSTIHTATGPTPFELVSGHTDSKDPMRLILAQAYTQYVNAHQNNTQALYTSIREENQKLKENIIGKRNKNRNSKDPLLGSQVYRKTETRGGKLKIPLVELEIYDYYQLFPIPIPMNNSNYLIHLPYKPFLTRNEFSYIYMEDICTEIDSEEYICKGSNKLPITKEAPCAVQLINFKKKALSCENFEVKIKKIESTRISDGKWIVTVPEEELAIIECPNSKENLPIHGSYVLESVPECTV; encoded by the exons ATGCCTTATGCTCTTATTGCCTATAATAGTACTATACACACAGCAACTGGCCCTACACCTTTCGAATTAGTATCGGGACATACAGACAGTAAAGATCCCATGAGACTTATTCTAGCTCAAGCATATACTCAATATGTTAATGCACATCAAAATAATACTCAAGCTCTATATACAAGTATACGAGAAGAAAATCAAAAACTTAAAGAGaatataattggaaaaagaaataaaaatagaaactcAAAAGATCCACTTTTAGGATCACAAGTTTATAGAAAAACAGAAACTCGCGGAGGAAAATTAA AGATTCCATTAGTTGAATTGGAAATATATGATTATTACCAACTATTCCCGATTCCTATTCCCATGAATAACTCAAATTATCTTATTCATTTACCTTACAAACCTTTCCTTACACGTAATGAATTTAGCTATATCTACATGGAAGATATATGCACAGAAATAGACTCAGAAGAGTACATATGTAAAGGAAGTAATAAACTACCGATAACCAAAGAAGCCCCTTGTGCAGTCCAATtaataaatttcaagaaaaaggCATTGTCATGTGAAAATTTCGAAGTGAAAATAAAGAAGATAGAATCTACAAGAATCAGCGACGGAAAATGGATAGTTACAGTTCCAGAAGAAGAATTAGCAATTATCGAGTGCCcaaactcaaaagaaaatttaCCAATACATGGAAGCTATGTTTTAGAATCAGTTCCTGAATGTACCGTGTAA